One genomic segment of Amycolatopsis granulosa includes these proteins:
- a CDS encoding Glu/Leu/Phe/Val dehydrogenase dimerization domain-containing protein, which translates to MHDPRGATGERTRPRTQEPMLRLTWTDPVTGTHGYLVVHTLVSGLATGGTRMRAGCTLSEVADLARGMAAKTAAFDLPVGGAKGGIDLDPKDPGAVGVLERFCQAMRPWLDAHWVTAEDLGVPQHLIDDVFARLGLEQSYHAAIRRSPDPARTLRRVQAGLNAPVPGGLLLGDVVGGYGVAQACLGVASAWGWEPAATTVAIQGIGTMGGGAAWYLHEAGLRVVAVADAAGTLYDPAGLDVPALLELRDGYGEVDRSRLPAGVRRLPREAVLGVAADIFVPAAISYALTPGNVADVAAKVVVEAANAATTPEAEAMLVARGVPVIPDFVANAGAAAWAWWLLLGQVGADPVDSFHRLRTEMRSKVALLLSAWLADGVPPRVTAEDLAETNRAARLAAGAAEAVIP; encoded by the coding sequence ATGCACGACCCGCGCGGGGCCACCGGCGAGCGGACCCGGCCACGCACGCAGGAGCCGATGCTGCGGCTGACCTGGACGGACCCGGTCACCGGCACGCACGGCTACCTCGTGGTGCACACGCTGGTGTCCGGTCTGGCCACCGGCGGCACCCGGATGCGCGCCGGCTGCACGTTGTCCGAGGTGGCGGACCTGGCCCGCGGGATGGCGGCCAAGACCGCGGCGTTCGACCTGCCGGTGGGCGGGGCGAAGGGCGGCATCGACCTCGATCCGAAGGACCCGGGGGCCGTCGGGGTGCTGGAGCGGTTCTGCCAGGCGATGCGCCCGTGGCTGGACGCGCACTGGGTGACCGCGGAGGATCTCGGGGTGCCGCAGCACCTGATCGACGACGTCTTCGCGCGGCTCGGGCTGGAGCAGTCCTACCACGCGGCGATCCGCCGGTCGCCCGATCCTGCGCGGACGCTGCGGCGGGTGCAGGCCGGGCTGAACGCTCCGGTGCCGGGCGGGTTGCTGCTGGGCGACGTGGTCGGCGGGTACGGCGTGGCGCAGGCGTGCCTGGGCGTGGCGAGTGCGTGGGGCTGGGAGCCGGCCGCGACGACGGTGGCGATCCAGGGCATCGGCACCATGGGCGGCGGTGCGGCGTGGTACTTGCACGAGGCGGGCCTGCGGGTGGTCGCGGTCGCCGACGCGGCCGGGACGTTGTACGACCCGGCGGGCCTGGACGTGCCGGCGCTGCTGGAGCTGCGGGACGGCTACGGCGAGGTGGACCGGTCACGGCTGCCCGCGGGGGTCCGGCGGCTGCCGCGGGAGGCGGTGCTCGGGGTGGCGGCGGACATCTTCGTGCCGGCCGCGATCTCGTACGCGCTGACGCCGGGCAACGTCGCCGACGTGGCCGCGAAGGTGGTCGTGGAGGCGGCGAACGCGGCGACGACCCCCGAGGCGGAGGCGATGCTGGTCGCCAGGGGAGTGCCGGTGATCCCGGACTTCGTGGCGAACGCCGGAGCCGCGGCGTGGGCGTGGTGGCTGCTGCTGGGCCAGGTGGGCGCCGACCCGGTCGACTCGTTCCACCGGCTGCGGACCGAGATGCGGTCCAAGGTGGCGCTGCTGCTGTCCGCGTGGCTGGCCGACGGTGTTCCACCGCGGGTGACGGCCGAGGACCTCGCCGAGACCAACCGCGCGGCGCGGCTGGCGGCCGGTGCCGCCGAGGCGGTCATCCCCTGA
- a CDS encoding VOC family protein, translating to MASRLNPYITFDGDARQAMEFYQQVFGGDLNINTFGDLGGMGGENADKIMHAMLETERGFTLMASDTAPGMERTPGNNIAISLSGDDAGELRGYWEKLSSGGTVTVPLEKQMWGDEFGACLDRFGISWMVNIGQS from the coding sequence ATGGCTTCGCGGCTCAACCCCTACATCACCTTCGACGGCGATGCCCGGCAGGCGATGGAGTTCTACCAGCAGGTGTTCGGCGGCGACCTGAACATCAACACGTTCGGCGACCTCGGCGGGATGGGGGGCGAGAACGCCGACAAGATCATGCACGCGATGCTGGAGACCGAGCGCGGCTTCACCCTGATGGCGTCGGACACCGCGCCCGGCATGGAACGCACGCCGGGCAACAACATCGCCATCAGCCTCAGCGGCGACGACGCGGGCGAGCTGCGCGGCTACTGGGAGAAGCTGTCCAGCGGCGGCACCGTCACCGTGCCGCTGGAGAAGCAGATGTGGGGTGACGAGTTCGGCGCCTGCCTGGACCGCTTCGGCATCTCGTGGATGGTCAACATCGGCCAGAGCTGA
- a CDS encoding YrhK family protein, translated as MRPKVFVREFPTIHLTIGVTGNIIFFVGSVLFLWHAAERIAIWLFIVGSFGMMLGAIGHAVYIHERHRLNGAPGHPVPREGARTRP; from the coding sequence GTGCGTCCCAAGGTCTTCGTCCGCGAGTTCCCGACGATCCACCTCACCATCGGCGTGACCGGGAACATCATCTTCTTCGTGGGCAGCGTGTTGTTCCTCTGGCACGCGGCCGAGCGCATCGCGATCTGGCTGTTCATCGTCGGCTCGTTCGGGATGATGCTGGGTGCCATCGGCCACGCGGTCTACATCCACGAACGGCACCGCCTCAACGGCGCCCCCGGCCACCCGGTGCCCCGGGAAGGCGCGCGGACCCGCCCCTGA
- a CDS encoding histone deacetylase: MAGPVWYVGYGSNLHAGRLRYYLEGGTPPGGQRSCPGCRDSSPPLKTEPHFLPGGVYFATESATWGGGRAFYDASLPGRAAARAYLLTRGQFADLAAQEMYRAPDRDLDLTTVLSAGREVLGPGRYETLLYVGDREGFPVLTFTAPWSAGEVAWNPPSAVYLRMLGEGLREAHGWPVPRVARYLCGLRGAAGHWSVSEVTELLEPLEQGTSTT, translated from the coding sequence GTGGCGGGGCCGGTCTGGTATGTCGGGTACGGGTCCAACCTGCACGCCGGGCGGCTGCGGTACTACCTGGAAGGCGGTACCCCGCCGGGCGGGCAGCGGTCGTGCCCCGGCTGCCGTGACTCCAGCCCGCCGTTGAAGACCGAGCCGCACTTCCTGCCCGGCGGGGTGTACTTCGCGACGGAATCGGCGACTTGGGGCGGCGGGCGAGCGTTCTACGACGCGTCGCTGCCGGGGCGGGCCGCCGCACGGGCGTACCTGCTGACCCGCGGGCAGTTCGCCGACCTGGCGGCGCAGGAGATGTACCGCGCGCCCGACCGGGACCTCGACCTGACGACGGTGCTGTCGGCCGGGCGGGAAGTGCTGGGGCCGGGCCGGTACGAGACGTTGCTGTACGTGGGGGACCGGGAGGGTTTCCCGGTCCTGACGTTCACGGCTCCCTGGTCGGCCGGTGAGGTGGCGTGGAACCCGCCGTCCGCGGTGTACCTGCGGATGCTGGGCGAGGGGTTGCGGGAGGCCCACGGGTGGCCGGTGCCACGGGTGGCCCGGTACCTGTGCGGGCTGCGCGGCGCAGCGGGGCACTGGTCGGTCAGTGAGGTGACCGAGTTGCTGGAGCCGCTCGAGCAGGGGACCTCCACCACGTGA
- a CDS encoding S1C family serine protease — MASQAQPSVVKILTPGGNGSGVVYTADGLILTNEHVVRGASAVQVAFADGQRLGGTVRAADAVTDLALVAVPRTGLPPARFQAALPQTGELLIVIGSPLGFENSVTAGVVSGLHREIPGSAAETQALVDLIQTDAPISPGSSGGGVFNAGGEIVGISEAYIPPQAGAVSLGFAIPAATAVDVAEQLRTTGRARHAFAGLEPAQLTPQIAAQLRLPRSDGVIAAAIVPGGPAATAGLRPGDVITRVDDAVVATPEDFLVQLRRREPGQVITLTFHGPDGRDVSASLTLTDRPGLSS, encoded by the coding sequence GTGGCGAGCCAGGCCCAGCCGAGCGTGGTCAAGATCCTCACGCCGGGCGGCAACGGCAGCGGGGTCGTCTACACCGCCGACGGTCTCATTCTCACCAACGAGCACGTGGTGCGCGGAGCGTCCGCCGTGCAGGTCGCCTTCGCCGACGGTCAGCGGCTCGGGGGAACCGTCCGCGCCGCCGACGCGGTGACCGATCTGGCCCTCGTCGCGGTTCCCCGCACCGGGCTGCCCCCGGCCCGGTTCCAGGCCGCGTTGCCGCAGACCGGTGAACTCCTCATCGTCATTGGCAGCCCGCTCGGGTTCGAAAACAGCGTCACCGCCGGAGTGGTTTCGGGCCTGCACCGGGAGATCCCGGGCAGCGCGGCCGAGACCCAGGCGCTGGTCGACCTCATCCAGACCGACGCGCCGATCAGCCCCGGCAGCAGTGGCGGCGGCGTGTTCAACGCCGGCGGCGAGATCGTCGGCATCAGCGAGGCCTACATCCCGCCCCAGGCGGGGGCGGTGTCGCTCGGATTCGCCATTCCGGCCGCCACCGCGGTCGACGTCGCCGAGCAGCTGCGGACCACCGGCCGCGCCCGGCACGCCTTCGCCGGGCTCGAACCCGCCCAGCTGACCCCGCAGATCGCCGCGCAGCTGCGGCTGCCCCGGTCCGACGGCGTGATCGCGGCCGCGATCGTCCCGGGCGGTCCCGCGGCCACCGCCGGGCTGCGTCCGGGCGATGTGATCACCCGCGTCGACGACGCCGTCGTCGCCACACCCGAGGACTTCCTGGTCCAGCTGCGACGGCGGGAGCCGGGCCAGGTGATCACGCTGACCTTCCACGGACCCGACGGGCGGGACGTGAGTGCCTCGCTGACCCTGACCGATCGGCCGGGCCTGAGCAGCTGA
- a CDS encoding DUF4383 domain-containing protein: MSRSVTSTQSRTPAQVVAAVVGVVFLLVGIAGFIPGLTTHYDMLSFAGHHSGAMLLGVFAVSILHNLVHLAFGVAGLALARTASGARTFLIAGGAIYLVLWIYGLVVDHDSAGNFVPVNTADNWLHLGLAVGMIALGLATGRRTAPAR; the protein is encoded by the coding sequence ATGTCCCGTTCCGTCACCAGCACCCAGTCGCGCACCCCGGCGCAGGTCGTCGCCGCCGTGGTGGGCGTCGTGTTCCTGCTCGTCGGCATAGCCGGTTTCATCCCCGGCCTGACCACCCACTACGACATGCTCAGCTTCGCCGGGCACCACTCCGGCGCGATGCTGCTCGGCGTGTTCGCCGTGTCGATCCTGCACAACCTGGTCCACCTGGCCTTCGGCGTCGCCGGCCTGGCGCTGGCCCGCACCGCCTCCGGCGCACGCACGTTCCTCATCGCCGGCGGCGCGATCTACCTGGTCCTCTGGATCTACGGGCTGGTCGTCGACCACGACTCCGCGGGCAACTTCGTCCCCGTCAACACCGCGGACAACTGGCTCCACCTCGGCCTCGCCGTCGGCATGATCGCCCTCGGCCTCGCCACCGGCAGGCGCACCGCTCCGGCTCGGTGA
- the sigJ gene encoding RNA polymerase sigma factor SigJ, with protein sequence MTENEWLAGQFEAHRGHLRAVAYRMLGSLAEAEDAVQETWLKLSRAGTGEVRNLGGWLTTVVGRVCLDMLRSRTSRREDYPGRLPDPVVDREDGTHPEQQALIADSVGLALLVVLDTLDPAERLAFVLHDLFGLPFDEIAPIVDRTPAAARQLASRARRRVRGTPTAPNADLGRQRAVVDAFFAATRDGDFAALVRVLDPDVVLRAESRALPAGAARLVRGAEAVAGQALTFRRAGAGGHAVPTLVNGAAGTLILRDGRPQTLFAFTVVDDLIAAIDIIADPDRLAELLG encoded by the coding sequence ATGACCGAGAACGAGTGGCTGGCCGGGCAGTTCGAAGCGCACCGGGGGCACCTGCGCGCGGTAGCGTACCGGATGCTGGGTTCGCTGGCCGAGGCCGAGGACGCGGTGCAGGAGACGTGGCTGAAGCTGAGCCGCGCCGGCACCGGTGAGGTCCGGAACCTGGGCGGCTGGCTGACGACCGTGGTGGGCCGGGTGTGCCTGGACATGCTGCGGTCGCGGACTTCGCGGCGGGAGGACTACCCCGGGCGCCTGCCCGACCCGGTCGTCGACCGTGAGGACGGCACGCACCCCGAGCAGCAGGCGCTGATCGCGGACTCGGTCGGGCTGGCGCTGCTCGTGGTGCTGGACACGCTCGACCCGGCGGAGCGGCTGGCGTTCGTGCTGCACGACCTGTTCGGCCTGCCGTTCGACGAGATCGCGCCCATCGTCGACCGCACGCCGGCGGCGGCCCGTCAGCTGGCGAGCCGGGCGCGGCGGCGGGTGCGGGGCACGCCGACCGCGCCGAACGCGGACCTGGGCCGTCAGCGTGCCGTGGTGGACGCGTTCTTCGCCGCCACGCGGGACGGTGATTTCGCCGCACTGGTGCGCGTGCTGGATCCGGACGTGGTGCTGCGGGCGGAGTCCCGCGCGTTGCCGGCCGGCGCGGCGCGCCTGGTGCGCGGGGCGGAGGCGGTGGCCGGCCAGGCACTGACCTTCCGGCGGGCCGGCGCGGGCGGCCACGCGGTCCCGACGCTCGTCAACGGCGCCGCGGGAACCCTCATCCTGCGCGACGGCCGTCCGCAGACGCTGTTCGCGTTCACGGTGGTGGACGACCTCATCGCGGCGATCGACATCATCGCCGACCCGGACCGCCTCGCCGAACTCCTCGGCTAG
- a CDS encoding UbiA family prenyltransferase, producing the protein MRGGESMWRDVAAVHRLDFSVLVLVVCYGWWGASFTAADAAQLVSPPVLLAVVANGLLFLGGLLLNTVADLDTDARHADKGGLTAAARRFGHAAWWSVGEIGAGLAAAVAVTALTGHLLPTLAGAATALAHSAYNLNPVRAKHRGFPGAFVFGAAVGALPFLVSAGAVVPRLPGWAWWLALGLTALSTGRTVWWSVPDVSGDRKAGAATPSVRHGARKATAVACVLMLAGLAAATAGLWRFGVLRTLLALSVHLVVFVVAAAPVVHPQGAPPSFRTMSGRVLVLVAVADLFVLVMPVATLLQASSA; encoded by the coding sequence GTGCGCGGAGGGGAATCGATGTGGCGCGATGTCGCCGCGGTCCACCGCCTGGACTTCTCGGTGCTGGTCCTCGTTGTCTGTTACGGGTGGTGGGGGGCGTCCTTCACCGCTGCTGACGCCGCGCAGTTGGTGTCACCGCCGGTGCTGCTCGCGGTGGTCGCGAACGGGCTGCTGTTCCTCGGCGGCCTGCTGCTCAACACGGTCGCCGACCTGGACACCGATGCGCGGCATGCCGACAAGGGTGGTTTGACGGCAGCGGCGCGGCGGTTCGGACATGCCGCGTGGTGGAGCGTGGGAGAGATCGGCGCGGGGCTCGCCGCGGCGGTCGCGGTGACGGCGCTGACCGGTCACCTGCTGCCCACCCTGGCCGGCGCGGCGACCGCTCTCGCTCACTCCGCGTACAACCTGAACCCGGTCCGCGCCAAGCATCGCGGGTTTCCCGGCGCATTCGTGTTCGGCGCGGCGGTCGGCGCGCTGCCGTTCCTGGTCTCGGCCGGCGCGGTGGTGCCGCGCCTGCCGGGCTGGGCGTGGTGGCTCGCCCTCGGACTCACCGCGCTGTCCACGGGGCGCACGGTGTGGTGGTCGGTGCCGGACGTCAGCGGCGACCGGAAGGCCGGGGCGGCCACCCCCTCCGTGCGCCACGGTGCCCGCAAAGCCACCGCCGTGGCCTGCGTCCTCATGCTGGCCGGACTCGCCGCGGCCACTGCCGGGCTGTGGCGGTTCGGAGTCCTGCGGACCCTGCTCGCCCTGTCGGTCCACCTGGTCGTCTTCGTCGTCGCCGCAGCCCCGGTGGTTCACCCGCAGGGCGCACCACCGAGCTTTCGGACGATGAGCGGGCGGGTGCTCGTGCTCGTTGCCGTCGCCGACCTGTTCGTCCTGGTGATGCCGGTCGCCACCCTGCTGCAGGCCTCGTCGGCGTGA
- a CDS encoding acetyl-CoA acetyltransferase: MTSLDHRTPVLVGVGQASERIDDPGYRGLSAVELAAAAARSALADTGADVSAIASALDTVAGVRQFEISTPVSQSPLGRSDNFPRSVAGRLGATPARAVLDVTGGQSPQHLVTELAGTIAAGGAEVALVVGAEAISTARHLQQAADKPDFTEHVGGDLEDRGFGLAGLASRQMLAHGLIEPVSQYALFDNARRARLGLSRADYAIAMGELFAPFTEVAAANPHAAAPLVRSAPELVTPTERNRPIADPYPRFLVAREQVNQGAAVLMMSVGAARRLGVPEEKWVFLHGHADLEEQPLLEREDLSAAPAAVFAVRHALELAGIGIGDLATLDLYSCFPIAVFAVCDGLGLAPDDPRGLTVTGGLPFFGGPGNNYSTHAIAETVVRLRDQPGAFGLVGANGGMLSKYSAGVYSTTPAPWRPDRSAELQAALDARPRVPTAIHPDGWATVETYTVQHAARTAVVIGRLDDGRRFIASSDDADMLGRLLEGEPIGSRVHVRSFGFGNRVAATPERMDELFPPRAPGFRDHYEHVLVRRDGRLLEVTINRPDSRNSLHPPANEELAEVFDAYFADPDLWVAIITGAGDKAFSAGNDLVYAASGRPMWVPKSGLAGLTGRESLPKPVIAAVNGFALGGGCEIALACHLVVADETARFGLPEVRVGLVAAAGGLVRLPRTVPPKVAADVILTGRRLSAAEAESYGLVSRVAPAGQALAVAREVAAAILAGSPTSVRTSLRMMAEADAIADTTAAVRHPSPALDELLVTQDAFEGPAAFAQKRKPVWRNR; this comes from the coding sequence ATGACCTCTCTCGACCACCGGACGCCGGTCCTCGTCGGCGTCGGCCAGGCATCGGAGCGCATCGACGATCCCGGGTACCGCGGGCTGTCCGCGGTCGAGCTCGCGGCCGCGGCGGCCCGGTCGGCCCTCGCCGACACCGGCGCCGACGTGTCGGCGATCGCGTCCGCCCTGGACACCGTCGCCGGGGTGCGTCAGTTCGAGATCTCCACGCCCGTCTCGCAGTCCCCGCTGGGCCGGTCGGACAACTTCCCCCGTTCGGTCGCCGGCCGCCTGGGCGCGACACCCGCGCGTGCCGTCCTGGACGTCACCGGCGGCCAGTCGCCGCAGCACCTGGTCACCGAGCTCGCCGGGACGATCGCCGCCGGCGGCGCCGAGGTCGCGCTCGTCGTCGGCGCGGAAGCGATCTCCACGGCCCGTCACCTGCAACAAGCCGCGGACAAGCCGGATTTCACCGAGCACGTCGGCGGCGACCTGGAGGACCGCGGGTTCGGGCTGGCCGGCCTGGCCAGCCGGCAGATGCTCGCGCACGGCCTGATCGAACCGGTGAGCCAGTACGCCCTGTTCGACAACGCCCGCCGCGCCCGGCTCGGTCTGTCGCGCGCGGACTACGCGATCGCGATGGGCGAGCTGTTCGCCCCGTTCACGGAGGTCGCCGCCGCGAACCCGCACGCCGCCGCCCCGTTGGTGCGCAGCGCGCCGGAACTGGTGACCCCGACCGAGCGCAACCGGCCCATCGCCGATCCGTACCCGCGGTTCCTCGTTGCCCGCGAACAGGTCAACCAGGGCGCCGCGGTGCTGATGATGTCGGTGGGCGCCGCGCGCCGGCTGGGTGTGCCCGAGGAGAAGTGGGTCTTCCTGCACGGTCACGCCGACCTGGAGGAACAACCGCTGCTGGAGCGCGAGGACCTCAGCGCCGCGCCCGCCGCGGTGTTCGCGGTGCGGCACGCGCTGGAGCTGGCCGGAATCGGCATCGGCGACCTGGCCACCCTCGACCTCTACAGCTGCTTCCCGATCGCGGTGTTCGCGGTGTGCGACGGGCTCGGGCTGGCGCCGGACGACCCGCGCGGCCTCACCGTCACCGGCGGCCTGCCCTTCTTCGGCGGCCCCGGCAACAACTACTCGACGCACGCGATCGCCGAGACCGTCGTGCGCCTGCGCGACCAGCCGGGCGCCTTCGGACTGGTCGGCGCGAACGGCGGCATGCTCAGCAAGTACTCCGCCGGCGTCTACTCGACCACGCCCGCGCCGTGGCGGCCGGACCGCAGCGCCGAACTCCAGGCCGCGCTGGACGCCCGCCCGCGCGTGCCGACCGCGATCCACCCGGACGGCTGGGCCACGGTGGAGACCTACACGGTCCAGCACGCGGCCCGCACCGCGGTGGTGATCGGACGGCTCGACGACGGCCGCCGGTTCATCGCCTCCAGTGACGACGCGGACATGCTCGGCCGGCTGCTCGAGGGCGAGCCGATCGGCAGCAGGGTCCACGTGCGCTCGTTCGGGTTCGGCAACCGCGTCGCGGCGACCCCCGAGCGGATGGACGAGCTGTTCCCGCCCCGCGCGCCGGGGTTCCGGGACCACTACGAGCACGTGCTCGTGCGGCGGGACGGGCGCCTGCTGGAGGTCACGATCAACCGGCCGGACTCCCGCAACAGCCTGCACCCGCCCGCGAACGAGGAGCTGGCGGAGGTGTTCGACGCCTACTTCGCCGATCCGGACCTGTGGGTCGCGATCATCACCGGTGCCGGGGACAAGGCGTTCTCCGCGGGCAACGACCTGGTCTACGCCGCGAGCGGCCGGCCGATGTGGGTGCCCAAGTCGGGGCTGGCCGGGCTGACCGGCCGCGAGTCGCTGCCGAAACCGGTGATCGCGGCGGTCAACGGGTTCGCGCTGGGCGGCGGCTGCGAGATCGCCCTCGCCTGCCACCTCGTGGTCGCCGACGAGACCGCGCGGTTCGGGCTGCCGGAGGTGCGGGTCGGGCTGGTCGCCGCCGCGGGCGGGCTGGTTCGGCTGCCGCGCACGGTGCCGCCGAAGGTGGCGGCCGACGTGATCCTCACCGGCCGGCGGTTGTCCGCGGCGGAGGCCGAGTCGTACGGCCTGGTGAGCCGGGTCGCCCCGGCGGGGCAGGCGCTCGCGGTCGCGCGGGAGGTGGCGGCGGCGATCCTGGCGGGCTCCCCGACGTCGGTGCGCACGTCGCTGCGGATGATGGCGGAGGCGGATGCGATCGCGGACACCACCGCGGCCGTCCGGCACCCGTCGCCAGCCCTCGACGAGCTGCTCGTCACCCAGGACGCGTTCGAAGGGCCCGCCGCGTTCGCGCAGAAGCGGAAACCGGTGTGGCGCAACCGGTGA
- a CDS encoding DUF2382 domain-containing protein produces MTQTNQHFAQWSGRTLYDSSGAKVGQIGQLWTDDADGHPTWLTTRTGLFGTRESFVPVQGVQERDDGDLETRYPKELIKDAPQVEPAPTEHGQHLGVTEEQQLYRHYQLAGERGAQAGHGGKAGHEGGRPEGAEGHDVSGPTTDEAMTRSEERLRVGTERRERGRARLRKYVVTETEQVEVPVTREEVRVEREPITDANREQAMSGPGISEEEHEVTLHEERPVVGTEAVPVERVRLAKDQVQDTETVRGEVRKEHIDTDTGTERGRRE; encoded by the coding sequence ATGACGCAAACCAACCAGCACTTCGCCCAGTGGAGCGGACGCACCCTGTACGACAGCAGCGGCGCCAAGGTCGGCCAGATCGGCCAGTTGTGGACCGACGACGCGGACGGACACCCGACCTGGCTGACGACGCGGACCGGCCTGTTCGGCACCCGCGAGTCGTTCGTCCCGGTGCAGGGCGTGCAGGAACGCGACGACGGCGATCTGGAGACCCGCTACCCCAAGGAGCTGATCAAGGACGCCCCACAGGTCGAGCCGGCTCCCACCGAGCACGGGCAGCACCTCGGCGTGACCGAGGAACAGCAGCTCTACCGCCACTACCAGCTCGCCGGCGAGCGCGGTGCGCAGGCGGGGCACGGTGGTAAGGCCGGGCACGAGGGCGGCCGGCCCGAGGGCGCGGAAGGACACGACGTCTCGGGGCCCACGACCGACGAGGCGATGACGCGCTCGGAGGAGCGGTTGCGCGTGGGCACCGAACGGCGCGAGCGCGGGCGTGCCCGGCTGCGCAAGTACGTCGTCACCGAGACCGAGCAGGTCGAGGTGCCGGTCACCCGGGAGGAAGTGCGGGTCGAGCGGGAACCGATCACCGACGCCAACCGCGAGCAGGCGATGTCGGGGCCGGGGATCTCCGAAGAGGAACACGAGGTGACCCTGCACGAGGAACGGCCCGTGGTGGGCACCGAAGCCGTGCCCGTGGAACGGGTCCGGCTGGCCAAGGACCAGGTGCAGGACACCGAAACCGTCCGCGGTGAGGTCCGCAAGGAACACATCGACACCGACACCGGTACCGAGCGCGGCCGCCGCGAGTGA
- a CDS encoding LysR family transcriptional regulator, translated as MELSLHRLRMLRELYRRGTVTAAAAALHYTASAVSQQLAQLERDVGGKLFERLGRRVQLTELGVVLAEHAEEILKSVERATAAVAEAQDGVTARLTAGVWASVASGLLPFALSALAKEHPGIEVRTKELAPEETAGAVRDGALDFSFVIDYSDYPMPWDPALTRVVIAVERLHAAVPRGAVPASTVGLPDLAEHPWILAGPRSHFGRAVRLACQRHGFEPKINHEVGEQATALAMVAAGLGVTLVSDLGLSLRPPGLDVVALTEPPMRTVSIAHRRASTRPSLQLVIDAVRAAAAERGLGAAAPLP; from the coding sequence ATGGAGCTTTCGCTGCACCGCTTGCGGATGCTCCGGGAGCTGTACCGCCGGGGCACCGTCACCGCGGCCGCGGCTGCCCTGCACTACACGGCCTCGGCCGTCTCGCAGCAGCTCGCGCAACTGGAACGGGACGTCGGGGGCAAGCTGTTCGAACGGCTCGGCAGGCGGGTGCAGCTCACCGAGCTGGGCGTGGTGCTGGCCGAGCACGCCGAGGAGATCCTGAAGTCGGTCGAACGGGCGACGGCGGCCGTGGCGGAGGCGCAGGACGGGGTCACCGCGCGGCTGACCGCGGGCGTGTGGGCTTCGGTGGCGTCCGGGCTGCTGCCGTTCGCGCTGTCCGCACTGGCGAAGGAGCATCCCGGGATCGAGGTGCGCACGAAGGAGCTGGCGCCGGAGGAGACCGCGGGCGCGGTGCGGGACGGCGCGCTCGACTTCTCGTTCGTGATCGACTACTCCGACTACCCGATGCCGTGGGACCCCGCGCTGACCCGCGTGGTGATCGCGGTGGAACGGCTGCACGCGGCGGTGCCGCGCGGCGCTGTCCCGGCCAGCACCGTGGGCCTGCCCGACCTGGCCGAGCACCCGTGGATCCTGGCCGGGCCGCGCTCGCACTTCGGCCGCGCGGTGCGGCTGGCGTGCCAGCGGCACGGGTTCGAGCCCAAGATCAACCACGAGGTCGGTGAGCAGGCGACGGCGCTCGCGATGGTGGCCGCCGGGCTGGGCGTCACCCTGGTGTCGGACCTGGGGCTGTCGCTGCGGCCGCCCGGCCTCGACGTCGTGGCGCTGACCGAACCACCGATGCGCACGGTGTCCATCGCGCACCGCAGGGCCTCGACGCGACCGTCCCTGCAACTGGTGATCGACGCGGTGCGGGCCGCCGCCGCGGAGCGGGGCCTGGGCGCGGCGGCGCCACTGCCCTGA